One segment of Streptomyces sp. YIM 121038 DNA contains the following:
- a CDS encoding UPF0182 family protein: MPDRGGGPTGPRIRVGRPSRRVRTLLLTLGVLAVLAMAFVMFAGFWTDWLWFRSVGYSSVFTTTLSTKIGLFFVFGLLMAAAVGVNIWLAHRLRPPLSAMSMEQQSLDRYRMAIAPFKKWLLIGITALVGLIAGASAAGQWRTWLMWVNGVPFGQKDPQFHLDVSFFAFDLPWYRFLLGFGFAATVLSVIAAALTHYLYGGLRITSPGGRATAAATGHLSVLIGIFVALKAVAYWLDRYGLAVKSSDFKATDNWTGLRYVDANAYLPAKTILFCIAVICALLFFATLWRRTWQLPVIGFGLMVLSAILIGGLYPAIVQKFQVQPNEQAKEAPYVEKNLEATRKAYDIGGTDVKKYPGVSNTQDTSKLRTAATDAASFRLLDPNIVSPTFQQLQQMKAYYGFPSNLDVDRYKDKDGKEQDTVIGLRELDLNGVQKNNWINDHFRYTHGYGVVAAKGTEAKGSGEPVFTESDLPSKGNLPRYQQRIYYGEKTTQYSIVGGPQKEIDYSDDSGEKTTSYKGKSGVNLSNPLNRAAYAVSFGEPQMLYSGAIGEGSRILYNRTPKERVEAVAPWLTIDGDAYPAVVDGKIQWIVDAYTTTNGYPYASRTTLGDTTADSLTARNNQRQVVAQQNQVNYIRNSVKATVDAYSGDVKLYEWDTEDPILKTWRKAFPDTVKDKSEISPALMDHLRYPQDLFKVQRELLTRYHVKDADTFLSGSEVWEVPSDPTNQTSSAVPPYYLSMKMPGSKKQDFSLTTTFVPNKRNNLSAFMAVNADAGSPDYGKMQILKMPTDRTVDGPKLVQSQFNSDKDIAEQIRLLKGGDSEVDYGNLLTVPLDGGLLYVEPVYVKGGGLKYPLLKRVLVTYGDKIAFESTLDKALNVVFGTEGATPVEPPDKPGSGDKEKPDKQKPPTSDNPDLQKAIDDAQKAIDEGKEALKDDDWEAYGKAQAKLQEALERAEDAQSDQAKKSDKGEKGDKGGGGGG, from the coding sequence ATGCCGGACCGCGGCGGAGGCCCGACGGGGCCACGGATCAGAGTGGGCCGACCGTCCCGTCGTGTCCGGACCCTGCTTTTGACGCTCGGCGTCCTGGCCGTGCTGGCCATGGCGTTCGTCATGTTCGCGGGGTTCTGGACGGACTGGCTCTGGTTCCGCTCGGTCGGCTACTCATCGGTCTTCACGACGACCCTGTCGACCAAGATCGGCCTGTTCTTCGTCTTCGGCCTCCTCATGGCGGCCGCGGTCGGTGTGAACATCTGGCTGGCGCACCGGCTGCGCCCGCCGCTGAGCGCCATGTCGATGGAGCAGCAGAGCCTCGACCGGTACCGCATGGCGATCGCGCCGTTCAAGAAGTGGCTCCTCATCGGGATCACCGCGCTCGTCGGCCTGATCGCGGGCGCCTCCGCCGCGGGCCAGTGGCGCACCTGGCTGATGTGGGTCAACGGCGTGCCGTTCGGCCAGAAGGACCCCCAGTTCCACCTGGACGTCTCCTTCTTCGCCTTCGACCTGCCCTGGTACCGGTTCCTGCTGGGCTTCGGCTTCGCGGCCACGGTCCTCTCGGTGATCGCCGCCGCCCTGACGCACTACCTGTACGGCGGCCTGCGCATCACCAGCCCCGGCGGCCGGGCCACGGCCGCGGCGACCGGGCACCTCTCGGTGCTGATCGGCATCTTCGTGGCCCTCAAGGCCGTCGCGTACTGGCTCGACCGGTACGGCCTCGCGGTGAAGTCCAGTGACTTCAAGGCGACCGACAACTGGACGGGCCTCAGGTACGTCGACGCCAACGCCTATCTGCCGGCGAAGACGATCCTGTTCTGCATCGCCGTCATCTGCGCGCTGCTGTTCTTCGCCACGCTGTGGCGGCGCACCTGGCAGCTGCCGGTCATCGGCTTCGGCCTGATGGTGCTCTCCGCGATCCTGATCGGCGGCCTGTACCCGGCCATCGTCCAGAAGTTCCAGGTCCAGCCGAACGAGCAGGCGAAGGAAGCCCCGTACGTCGAGAAGAACCTGGAAGCGACGCGCAAGGCGTACGACATCGGCGGCACCGATGTGAAGAAGTACCCGGGCGTGAGCAACACCCAGGACACGTCGAAGCTGCGCACCGCCGCGACCGACGCCGCCAGCTTCCGCCTGCTCGACCCGAACATCGTCTCGCCGACCTTCCAGCAGCTCCAGCAGATGAAGGCCTACTACGGCTTCCCGTCGAACCTGGACGTCGACCGCTACAAGGACAAGGACGGCAAGGAGCAGGACACCGTCATCGGCCTGCGCGAGCTGGACCTGAACGGCGTCCAGAAGAACAACTGGATCAACGACCACTTCCGCTACACCCACGGCTACGGCGTCGTCGCGGCCAAGGGCACGGAGGCGAAGGGGTCGGGCGAGCCGGTCTTCACCGAGTCCGACCTGCCCTCCAAGGGCAATCTGCCGCGGTACCAGCAGCGCATCTACTACGGCGAGAAGACCACCCAGTACTCGATCGTCGGCGGTCCGCAGAAGGAGATCGACTACTCGGACGACAGCGGCGAGAAGACGACCAGCTACAAGGGCAAGAGCGGCGTCAACCTCTCCAACCCGCTGAACAGGGCCGCGTACGCGGTGTCGTTCGGCGAGCCCCAGATGCTGTACTCGGGCGCGATCGGCGAGGGCTCGCGGATCCTGTACAACCGCACGCCCAAGGAGCGCGTCGAGGCGGTGGCCCCCTGGCTGACGATCGACGGCGACGCCTACCCGGCGGTGGTCGACGGCAAGATCCAGTGGATCGTCGACGCCTACACGACGACGAACGGCTATCCGTACGCGTCGCGCACCACCCTCGGCGACACCACGGCCGACTCCCTGACGGCGCGGAACAACCAGCGCCAGGTGGTCGCCCAGCAGAACCAGGTCAACTACATCCGCAACTCGGTGAAGGCGACCGTCGACGCGTACAGCGGTGACGTCAAGTTGTACGAGTGGGACACCGAGGACCCCATTCTGAAGACGTGGCGCAAGGCGTTCCCGGACACCGTCAAGGACAAGAGCGAGATCTCGCCGGCCCTGATGGACCACCTGCGCTACCCGCAGGACCTGTTCAAGGTCCAGCGCGAGCTGCTCACCCGCTACCACGTGAAGGACGCCGACACGTTCCTCAGCGGCAGCGAGGTGTGGGAGGTCCCGAGCGACCCGACGAACCAGACGTCCAGCGCCGTCCCGCCGTACTACCTGAGCATGAAGATGCCGGGCAGCAAGAAGCAGGACTTCTCGCTGACGACGACCTTCGTGCCCAACAAGCGGAACAACCTGAGCGCCTTCATGGCGGTCAACGCGGACGCGGGCTCACCGGACTACGGCAAGATGCAGATCTTGAAGATGCCGACCGACAGAACGGTCGACGGTCCGAAGCTCGTGCAGAGTCAGTTCAACTCCGACAAGGACATCGCGGAGCAGATCAGACTCCTCAAGGGCGGCGACTCCGAAGTCGACTACGGCAATCTCCTGACCGTGCCCCTGGACGGAGGCCTGCTCTACGTGGAGCCGGTCTACGTCAAGGGCGGTGGGCTCAAGTACCCACTCCTGAAGCGCGTCCTCGTCACCTACGGAGACAAGATCGCCTTCGAGAGCACCCTGGACAAGGCGCTCAACGTGGTCTTCGGAACCGAAGGGGCGACCCCCGTCGAGCCACCGGACAAACCGGGAAGCGGTGACAAGGAGAAGCCCGACAAGCAGAAGCCGCCGACGTCGGACAACCCCGACCTCCAGAAGGCCATCGACGACGCCCAGAAGGCGATCGACGAAGGCAAGGAGGCCCTCAAGGACGACGACTGGGAGGCCTACGGCAAGGCCCAGGCCAAGCTCCAGGAGGCCCTGGAGCGCGCCGAGGACGCCCAGTCCGACCAGGCGAAGAAGAGCGACAAGGGCGAGAAGGGCGACAAGGGCGGGGGCGGCGGCGGATAG
- a CDS encoding tetratricopeptide repeat protein, with the protein MDVMGDKATLLETGRFVPSADRDDPGAAAEEMQHRVAAEAGDVDAMSVLGSLLLRRGDLDGAESLLRAATAAGDRAAANNLGVLLHQRGYVEDAAGWWRIAAVAGSAAAAHALGRHHRERGDEPAAEYWLRQSAEQGHTLGAYALADLLEHRGDVGAERWMRTAAERGHREAAYRLARALDRRAEQEPPGEVGARPGAGRSPLDEAEQWYRQAAARGHRRAALHLGAILEKRGELKEAGRWYLTSAKDGEAKAACALGFLLRDAGDETNAAVWWLKAAQDGDGNAANALGALHAERGETQTAERWYRAALDAGDVNGAYNLGLLCAEQKRTAQADQWYRRAAYAGHREAANALAVLLLQGGDALGAEPWFSKAAEAGSVDAAFNLGILYASRGDDTAALRWYERAAAAGHTDAALQVGTARLRDGDEQEAERHLRCAAGGGSAEAAYRLGTVLDARRPGAAAPALGEPAARKTECEEWYERAAQQGHRRAQVRVGMLAAGRGDVVEAARWYRLAAEAGSRNGAFNLGLLLAREGSEPEAALWWTRAADAGHGRAALRLALLYARRGQLAEGQRWASRAVELGPAEVAERAGRLGEALRQELSA; encoded by the coding sequence ATGGACGTTATGGGGGACAAGGCAACTCTGTTGGAGACTGGGCGTTTTGTGCCGTCGGCCGACCGGGACGACCCGGGGGCCGCCGCGGAAGAGATGCAGCACCGGGTCGCGGCCGAGGCCGGGGACGTGGACGCGATGAGCGTCCTGGGAAGCCTGCTGCTGCGCCGCGGTGATCTCGACGGCGCCGAATCCCTGCTGCGCGCGGCGACCGCCGCCGGTGACCGTGCCGCGGCCAACAACCTGGGTGTCCTCCTGCACCAGCGCGGCTATGTGGAGGATGCCGCCGGATGGTGGCGGATCGCCGCCGTCGCGGGTTCGGCCGCCGCGGCCCACGCGCTCGGCAGGCACCACCGCGAGCGCGGTGACGAGCCCGCGGCCGAGTACTGGCTGCGCCAGTCCGCCGAGCAGGGCCACACCCTGGGCGCGTACGCGCTCGCCGACCTCCTGGAGCACCGGGGCGACGTCGGCGCGGAGCGCTGGATGCGCACCGCCGCCGAGCGCGGGCACCGCGAAGCGGCCTACCGCCTGGCGCGCGCCCTCGACCGGCGTGCCGAGCAGGAGCCGCCCGGCGAGGTCGGCGCCCGCCCCGGCGCGGGCCGCTCGCCGCTCGACGAGGCCGAGCAGTGGTACCGCCAGGCCGCCGCGCGCGGCCACCGCCGTGCCGCGCTGCACCTCGGCGCCATCCTGGAGAAGCGCGGCGAGCTCAAGGAGGCCGGGCGCTGGTACCTGACCTCCGCCAAGGACGGCGAGGCCAAGGCCGCGTGCGCCCTCGGCTTCCTGCTGCGCGACGCGGGCGACGAGACGAACGCCGCCGTGTGGTGGCTCAAGGCCGCCCAGGACGGCGACGGCAACGCGGCCAACGCGCTGGGCGCGCTGCACGCCGAGCGCGGCGAGACCCAGACCGCCGAGCGCTGGTACCGCGCGGCACTCGACGCGGGCGACGTGAACGGCGCGTACAACCTGGGCCTGCTGTGCGCCGAGCAGAAGCGCACCGCGCAGGCCGACCAGTGGTACCGCCGCGCCGCCTACGCCGGACACCGCGAGGCGGCGAACGCGCTCGCCGTGCTGCTGCTCCAGGGCGGCGACGCCCTCGGCGCCGAGCCGTGGTTCTCCAAGGCCGCAGAGGCCGGCAGCGTGGACGCCGCCTTCAACCTCGGGATCCTGTACGCGAGCCGGGGCGACGACACGGCGGCGCTGCGCTGGTACGAGCGGGCCGCGGCCGCGGGGCACACCGACGCCGCGCTCCAGGTCGGCACGGCTCGCCTGCGCGACGGCGACGAGCAGGAGGCCGAGCGGCACCTGCGGTGCGCCGCGGGCGGCGGCAGCGCGGAGGCCGCGTACCGCCTCGGCACGGTGCTCGACGCGCGCCGCCCGGGCGCGGCCGCGCCCGCGCTCGGGGAGCCCGCGGCGCGCAAGACGGAGTGCGAGGAGTGGTACGAGCGCGCGGCCCAGCAGGGGCACCGGCGGGCCCAGGTGCGGGTCGGGATGCTCGCCGCAGGGCGGGGCGACGTGGTCGAGGCGGCGCGGTGGTACCGCCTCGCGGCGGAGGCCGGGAGCCGCAACGGCGCGTTCAATCTGGGCCTGCTCCTCGCGCGCGAGGGCAGCGAGCCGGAGGCGGCACTGTGGTGGACGCGCGCCGCGGACGCCGGGCACGGCCGGGCCGCCCTGCGGCTCGCCCTGCTGTACGCCCGCCGGGGGCAGCTCGCGGAGGGGCAGCGGTGGGCCTCGCGGGCGGTGGAGCTCGGGCCCGCGGAGGTCGCCGAGCGGGCGGGGCGGCTCGGCGAGGCGCTGCGGCAGGAGCTGTCGGCGTAG
- a CDS encoding transcriptional repressor, whose product MSDLLERLRGRGWRMTAQRRVVAEVLDGDHVHLTADEVHARAVVKLPEISRATVYNTLGELVSLGEILEVSTDRRAKRYDPNAHRPHQHLVCSRCGAIRDVHPTGNPLSVLPDSERFGFTISDVEVTYRGVCPGCATSA is encoded by the coding sequence ATGAGCGACCTGTTGGAACGACTGCGCGGACGCGGCTGGCGGATGACCGCACAGCGGCGCGTCGTGGCCGAGGTCCTCGATGGGGACCACGTACATCTGACGGCGGACGAGGTGCATGCCCGTGCCGTCGTGAAGCTGCCGGAGATCTCCCGGGCGACCGTCTACAACACGCTGGGCGAGCTGGTCTCGCTCGGCGAGATCCTCGAGGTCAGCACGGACCGCAGAGCCAAGCGGTACGACCCGAACGCGCACCGGCCGCACCAGCACCTGGTGTGCTCCCGGTGCGGCGCGATCCGTGACGTCCACCCGACGGGCAACCCGCTGTCGGTCCTCCCCGACTCCGAGCGCTTCGGCTTCACGATCTCGGACGTGGAGGTCACGTACCGGGGCGTGTGCCCCGGGTGCGCGACGAGCGCCTGA
- a CDS encoding catalase, with amino-acid sequence MTQEAHVTQGHLTTEAGAPVADNQNSETAGVGGPMLLQDQHLLEKLAHFNRERIPERVVHARGAGAYGTFTATADVTPYTRAAFLSEIGKETEVFLRFSTVAGNLGAADAVRDPRGFSLKFYTEEGNYDLVGNNTPVFFIRDAIKFPDFIHTQKRDPYTGSQEADNVWDFWGLSPETTHQVTWLFGDRGIPASYRHMDGFGSHTFQWSNEAGEVFWVKYHFKTDQGIKNLTAREAEALAGKDPDSHQRDLRESIERGEFPTWTVQVQIMPAADAATYRFNPFDLTKVWPHADYPPVEIGKLELNRNPENVFAEVEQAIFSPAHFVPGIGPSPDKMLQGRLFAYADAHRYRVGINADHLPVNRPHATEARSYGRDGHLYDGRHKGAKNYEPNSFGGPAQTGRPLWEPTAVTGSTGNHVTPVHAEDDDFVQAGNLYRLMAEDEKERLIENLAGNIAGVSRADIAERAIGNFRRADEDFGKRLEAAVQALRG; translated from the coding sequence ATGACGCAGGAGGCGCACGTGACGCAGGGACACCTCACCACCGAGGCCGGAGCGCCGGTCGCCGACAACCAGAACAGCGAGACCGCGGGCGTCGGCGGTCCCATGCTGCTCCAGGACCAGCACCTCCTGGAGAAGCTGGCGCACTTCAACCGCGAGCGCATCCCGGAGCGCGTGGTGCACGCGCGGGGCGCGGGCGCTTACGGCACGTTCACGGCGACGGCGGACGTCACTCCGTACACGCGCGCCGCGTTCCTCTCCGAGATCGGCAAGGAGACCGAGGTCTTCCTGCGCTTCTCCACGGTCGCGGGCAACCTCGGCGCGGCCGACGCGGTGCGTGACCCGCGCGGCTTCTCGCTGAAGTTCTACACCGAGGAGGGCAACTACGACCTCGTCGGCAACAACACCCCGGTGTTCTTCATCCGGGACGCCATCAAGTTCCCCGACTTCATCCACACGCAGAAGCGCGACCCGTACACGGGCTCGCAGGAGGCCGACAACGTGTGGGACTTCTGGGGGCTGAGCCCGGAGACCACCCACCAGGTGACCTGGCTGTTCGGTGACCGCGGCATCCCGGCGTCGTACCGCCACATGGACGGCTTCGGCTCGCACACCTTCCAGTGGAGCAACGAGGCGGGCGAGGTCTTCTGGGTCAAGTACCACTTCAAGACCGACCAGGGCATCAAGAACCTGACCGCCCGGGAGGCGGAGGCGCTCGCGGGCAAGGACCCCGACTCGCACCAGCGCGACCTGCGCGAGTCCATCGAGCGCGGCGAGTTCCCGACCTGGACCGTGCAGGTCCAGATCATGCCCGCGGCCGACGCGGCGACCTACCGCTTCAACCCGTTCGACCTCACCAAGGTGTGGCCGCACGCGGACTACCCGCCGGTCGAGATCGGCAAGCTGGAGCTCAACCGCAACCCGGAGAACGTCTTCGCCGAGGTCGAGCAGGCGATCTTCTCGCCCGCGCACTTCGTCCCCGGCATCGGCCCCTCGCCGGACAAGATGCTCCAGGGCCGCCTCTTCGCGTACGCCGACGCCCACCGCTACCGGGTCGGCATCAACGCCGACCACCTGCCGGTGAACCGCCCGCACGCCACGGAGGCCCGTTCCTACGGCCGTGACGGCCACCTGTACGACGGCCGCCACAAGGGCGCCAAGAACTACGAGCCGAACTCCTTCGGGGGCCCGGCCCAGACCGGCCGGCCGCTGTGGGAGCCGACCGCCGTCACCGGGAGCACGGGCAACCACGTGACGCCCGTGCACGCCGAGGACGACGACTTCGTCCAGGCGGGCAACCTGTACCGCCTGATGGCCGAGGACGAGAAGGAGCGGCTGATCGAGAACCTCGCGGGCAACATCGCGGGCGTCTCGCGTGCCGACATCGCCGAGCGCGCCATCGGCAACTTCCGCCGGGCGGACGAAGACTTCGGCAAGCGCCTGGAGGCCGCGGTCCAGGCCCTGCGCGGCTGA
- a CDS encoding CBS domain-containing protein, which yields MLVRDAMSTLVLTIGPAHTLRQAARLMSARRVGAAVVLDPDTCGLGILTERDVLNSLGRGQNPDFETASAHTTTSVVYAGPAWTLEDAAEAMTHGGFRHLVVLDHDEPVGIVSVRDIIRCWAPGRRHPAPVAEFTAT from the coding sequence ATGCTCGTCCGTGACGCCATGAGCACATTGGTCCTCACCATCGGCCCCGCGCACACCCTCCGTCAGGCGGCCCGACTGATGTCGGCGCGCCGCGTCGGCGCGGCCGTCGTCCTGGACCCCGACACCTGCGGCCTCGGCATCCTGACCGAGCGCGACGTCCTCAACTCCCTCGGCCGCGGCCAGAACCCGGACTTCGAGACCGCGAGCGCGCACACGACGACCTCCGTCGTCTACGCGGGCCCCGCCTGGACCCTGGAGGACGCCGCCGAGGCGATGACCCACGGCGGCTTCCGGCACCTCGTCGTGCTCGACCACGACGAGCCGGTGGGCATCGTCTCCGTGCGCGACATCATCCGCTGCTGGGCGCCGGGCCGTCGCCACCCCGCCCCGGTGGCCGAGTTCACGGCCACCTGA
- the hisN gene encoding histidinol-phosphatase: MPDYHDDLRLAHVLADAADAATMGRFKALDLRVETKPDMTPVSEADKAAEELIRGQLQRARPRDAILGEEYGIEGTGPRRWVIDPIDGTKNYVRGVPVWATLISLMEAGEGGYQPVVGVVSAPALGRRWWAAKGGGAYTGRSLSSATRLRVSEVSGLQDASFAYSSLSGWEERGRLNSFLDLTRACWRTRAYGDFWPYMMVAEGSIDFCAEPELSLWDMAANAIVVTEAGGRFTGLDGTPGPHSGNAAASNGLLHDEMLAYLNRP, encoded by the coding sequence ATGCCCGACTATCACGATGATCTGCGCCTCGCCCACGTCCTCGCGGACGCCGCCGACGCCGCGACGATGGGGCGGTTCAAGGCCCTCGACCTCCGGGTGGAGACCAAGCCGGACATGACGCCGGTCAGCGAGGCGGACAAGGCCGCGGAGGAGCTGATCCGCGGACAGCTCCAGCGCGCCCGGCCGCGGGACGCGATCCTCGGCGAGGAGTACGGCATCGAGGGCACGGGCCCGCGCCGCTGGGTCATCGACCCGATCGACGGCACGAAGAACTACGTGCGCGGCGTGCCGGTCTGGGCCACGCTCATCTCCCTGATGGAGGCGGGCGAGGGGGGCTACCAGCCGGTGGTCGGCGTCGTCTCCGCGCCCGCGCTCGGCCGCCGCTGGTGGGCCGCGAAGGGCGGCGGCGCGTACACCGGCCGCAGCCTGTCGTCCGCGACCCGGCTGCGCGTCTCCGAGGTGAGCGGGCTCCAGGACGCGTCCTTCGCGTACTCCTCGCTCAGCGGCTGGGAGGAGCGGGGGCGTCTGAACTCCTTCCTCGACCTCACCCGCGCCTGCTGGCGCACGCGCGCGTACGGCGACTTCTGGCCGTACATGATGGTCGCCGAGGGCTCGATCGACTTCTGCGCGGAGCCGGAGCTGTCCCTGTGGGACATGGCGGCGAACGCGATCGTGGTGACGGAGGCGGGCGGCCGCTTCACCGGCCTCGACGGCACCCCCGGCCCGCACAGCGGCAACGCGGCGGCGTCGAACGGGCTGCTCCACGACGAGATGCTGGCCTATCTGAACCGCCCGTAG
- a CDS encoding TetR/AcrR family transcriptional regulator yields the protein MPAARESLLDAAYTALARRPWAGVRMVDVAAVAGVSRQTLYNEFGSKDGLARALLRRETDTYLRGVERALAQARDPVDRLAAVSAWTIGAARDNALVRAVLTGFWSERLPAPSRAVVSSSPVPAQRRADAGVPSPAELLVQVRDRAMAALTERGRPSETEELARACESAVRVALSYVVAPGGRDEDSVQLVRRVVLRGLSGPSPTAGGR from the coding sequence ATGCCTGCAGCGCGGGAATCACTGCTCGACGCGGCGTACACCGCACTGGCCCGCAGGCCGTGGGCGGGTGTGCGCATGGTCGACGTGGCGGCGGTCGCCGGGGTGTCCCGGCAGACCCTGTACAACGAGTTCGGCAGCAAGGACGGCCTCGCGCGGGCCCTGCTCCGGCGCGAGACCGACACCTATCTGCGGGGGGTGGAGCGGGCGCTCGCGCAGGCCCGCGACCCCGTGGACCGGCTGGCCGCGGTGAGCGCGTGGACGATCGGCGCCGCCCGCGACAACGCCCTGGTGCGGGCGGTGCTCACCGGCTTCTGGAGCGAGCGCCTGCCCGCGCCGAGCCGGGCCGTGGTGTCCAGCTCGCCGGTGCCCGCGCAGCGCCGCGCGGACGCGGGCGTGCCGAGCCCGGCCGAGCTGCTCGTCCAGGTGCGCGACCGGGCGATGGCCGCGCTGACCGAGCGGGGCCGCCCCTCGGAGACGGAGGAGCTGGCGCGGGCCTGCGAGAGCGCGGTGCGCGTCGCGCTGTCCTACGTCGTGGCGCCCGGCGGGCGGGACGAGGACTCGGTCCAGCTGGTCAGGCGGGTGGTGCTGCGCGGTCTCAGTGGGCCGAGCCCGACAGCTGGAGGCCGATGA
- a CDS encoding multidrug efflux SMR transporter: MAWLLVIVAGILETGFAVCLKLSHGFTRVWPTIAFACFALGSFGLLTLALKKLDVGPAYAVWTGIGAAGTAIYGMIFLGDLVSTLKILSISLVILGVIGLQLSGSAH, encoded by the coding sequence ATGGCGTGGCTGCTGGTCATCGTCGCCGGGATCCTAGAGACGGGCTTCGCGGTCTGCCTGAAGCTGTCGCACGGCTTCACCCGCGTCTGGCCCACCATCGCCTTCGCCTGTTTCGCGCTCGGCAGCTTCGGCCTGCTCACGCTGGCCCTGAAGAAGCTGGACGTGGGCCCGGCGTACGCGGTGTGGACGGGCATCGGCGCCGCGGGCACGGCCATCTACGGCATGATCTTCCTCGGCGACCTGGTCTCCACCCTCAAGATCCTCTCGATCTCGCTGGTGATCCTCGGCGTCATCGGCCTCCAGCTGTCGGGCTCGGCCCACTGA
- the rsgA gene encoding ribosome small subunit-dependent GTPase A, whose product MRRYGKHTDEDDVRVRPNRKGNRPRTNIRPKHEDAADGMVLTVDRGRLTCLVDDRIVVAMKARELGRKAAVVGDQVALVGDLSGDKDTLARIVRIAKRTSVLRRTADDDDPFERVAVANADQLAIVTALADPEPRPRLIDRCLVAAYDGGLTPLLVMTKSDLAPPDKLLELYGDLDIPYVVTSREELESGAAVARVRAELDGKVTAFVGHSGVGKTTLVNALVPEERRRSTGHVNAVTGRGRHTTTSALALPLADGEGWVIDTPGVRSFGLHHVDPSRVIHAFPDLEPGTENCPRACSHDEPDCALDAWVAEGHADPARLYSLRRLLATRERREGD is encoded by the coding sequence ATGCGCCGCTACGGCAAGCACACCGACGAGGACGACGTCCGGGTCCGCCCCAACCGCAAGGGCAACCGTCCCCGTACGAACATCCGTCCCAAGCACGAGGACGCGGCCGACGGAATGGTCCTCACCGTCGACCGCGGCCGGCTGACCTGTCTGGTCGACGACCGGATCGTGGTCGCGATGAAGGCCCGCGAGCTGGGCCGCAAGGCCGCGGTGGTCGGCGACCAGGTGGCCCTCGTGGGCGATCTGTCCGGCGACAAGGACACCCTCGCCCGCATCGTCCGCATCGCGAAGCGCACCTCGGTGCTGCGCCGCACGGCGGACGACGACGACCCGTTCGAGCGCGTGGCCGTCGCCAACGCCGACCAGCTCGCCATCGTCACCGCGCTCGCCGACCCCGAGCCGCGCCCGCGCCTGATCGACCGCTGTCTGGTCGCCGCGTACGACGGCGGGCTCACCCCGCTCCTCGTCATGACGAAGTCCGACCTCGCCCCGCCGGACAAGCTCCTGGAGCTCTACGGCGACCTGGACATCCCGTACGTCGTCACGAGCCGCGAGGAGCTGGAGAGCGGCGCGGCGGTGGCCCGGGTGCGCGCCGAACTCGACGGCAAGGTCACGGCGTTCGTCGGGCACTCCGGCGTCGGCAAGACCACCCTCGTGAACGCCCTGGTCCCCGAGGAGCGGCGGCGCAGCACCGGCCATGTGAACGCGGTGACCGGCCGCGGCCGGCACACCACCACGTCCGCGCTCGCCCTGCCGCTGGCGGACGGCGAGGGCTGGGTGATCGACACCCCGGGCGTGCGCTCCTTCGGCCTGCACCACGTGGACCCCTCGCGCGTCATCCACGCCTTCCCCGACCTGGAACCCGGCACCGAGAACTGCCCGCGCGCGTGCAGCCACGACGAGCCCGACTGCGCGCTCGACGCGTGGGTGGCCGAGGGCCACGCGGATCCGGCGCGGCTCTACTCGCTGCGCCGACTGCTCGCCACCCGGGAGCGGCGCGAGGGCGACTGA